Sequence from the Parvicella tangerina genome:
GCTCCAATGGAGTGGGCAGCATCTGCAATAACCATTATTCTTCCTATTGCTGACTGTACATCAGTACCTGGTTTGAATTTAGCCTTTATTGCATTGTTGTTTACAATGCCAAACAATTCATTGTAGTCCGCTGGAAAACCTCCGATATCCACGGCTATAATCGCTTTTGTTTTTTCGGTAATTGCTTCCCTGACTTTTTCCGGATCGATGTTAAAATCCTCTCTTCTCACATCAACAAGGACAGGAGTCGCACCTGTGTGAACGATCACATTTACACTTGCTGTGTAGGTATATGCAGGAACAATAACTTCGTCTCCTTCACCAATTCCCAACCAATGAAGGATGAGTTGCAGTCCAGCAGTGGCACTATTTAAACAAACTACTTCATCTGTTCCAAGATAGGTGGCCAGTTGTTGTTCAAAGAGTCGGGTTTTAGGGCCCGTTGAAATCCAACCAGATTTGAGCGCTTCCGTAACAGAGGCTATTGTTTTATCATCTATGCGAGGAGGGGAAAAAGGTATCATAACTAAAATCTACTCGTGAATTTAGTGATTTTTTTCTGCTATAGGGTTGCGAAAGAAATAATATGTTGCAAAAATTGCAAACAAATAGTAAAACCCTTTAGCTACCGTAAACCAATAGAGACTGATCCAGAAGTCATGATAAAGGTGATAGGATATTAAGATACTACCAACGGTTAAGAGAAGGTGCACCAAGTCAAAAACAATTAACGTTCGTTGACGATTAAGTTTGATGTAAACGTAAGATAGGGAGGACGAAACAAACATGATGCTCATCCAGATTACCATGATTTTGATTACGGGGATGAGGTTTGTCCATTCTTTACCTAGTAAAGCTGGAGCCCATGAGTTAGGTACTGCGGAGACAATTACAAGAATCAAAAGACTTGTTATCACTAAGCGCTTCATCCAATAGGTGTAGTACGTTTTAAGTTCACCAATATCATTTATTTTGGCGATCTGACTATAAAACACTTGAGCAAAGGCGCTTGAAATGAAGGCAAGTCCCATGCCTAAATACTGTTTAGAAGTAGCTAAACTTCCAGTTAAGTCCTCACCATAGAATCGAATAAATAGATCAATAAAAATGAAGTTAATGAACGTACCAATAAAGGTGCTTGGGGTGGTGTAAAGAATAAAATCCTTATTTTTTTTAATAATTGTTTTTACCTCCTCTTTTGTAGCGTTAATCTTTTCATTCTGTGTTCGAACATATTTTCTGAGCAGCAGTACTCCAACCATACTGGTTCCTATATTCCTGCCGATAATAAGTCCTCCAGAAAGTAGTTTGCTCATTCCTAATCCTATCTGTGTGGCTGTAGTACCTGTGGTTTGATAGATCTTATTTCCAGCCAGGAAACTAAAATCTTGAGTTCTTGTAAACCAAGAACTTAGCACTTGTATAACACCTAAACTAATAATTGCTACTGGGATTAACAGATACATCCAAAGTTCTGATAATACATCCTTAAAACTAGAAAAGACAAGACTGCCAATTACGGCAACTAAGCTTCCGACTAATGCTGATAACAAAACAAGCTTTAGAGCTATATTTGTGAGAATTCTGGCTTTTCGTTCATCTTGTTCCAAAACTACCCCAGTTTCTAGTCGAAGGGCACCTACGGTGACGAAGATCATAACAAACTCAAAAAACCATGCAAAATTGGCAAAGTCTGCAGCAGAATAGAAGTATCGTTGTAAAAAAGGGAGTGCAGTAATAGTTATCAGGTGAGCACCTGCGGTCCCAGACATTAAGGTTAAAATGCTCTTGATAAATGATTTATTCTCTTTTTTATCCAATTTATCGGGTAATTTGTTGACTGGTTTTACTGGGGTCTCGACCAAGTATCACAAAGGACAATATTCCTTGTATATAGCCATTTCCGTAAGCCCAATGCAGAATCATGAACGCATAAACAACATAAAATATTTCGTTGATTTTTTTTGTCTTCATAATGGCGAAAGTCACCGCTGCTAAAAGGTAGATGGATAAACCAATAAGTAATGTCAAGAAAAAATAGACATGAAATAGACTTAGTATAAGGCCTGCATATACACTAGCTACGAATATTGCTGGAAACAGTTGACGGGCAGAAGTAATTGCCTTTACTTTTTTGTTTACATAAACTTTCCAATAGCCATATTGAAAATACTGCTTGTAGAGATTTTTAAAGGAGGCCCGCACATGATAATTAGACTTAATACGGTCTGTAAAGTAGATTTTAAAGTCATTGGAGATAAGTCTATAATTAAACTCATCATCTTGGTTGCGAATAAGCGATTCATCAAAGTAGCCAATTTGCTCAAAGACCTCTTTTCGATAAGCTCCAAAAGCTACTGTGTCTACCCAACCATCTTGTCCTCCAGTTCTGAATCGGGCATTTCCTACTCCAAATGGCGATGACATGGCTAATCCAATACGCCTGGCGGTTTCATTTTCGTAAATATTTTCAATAATACCACCTACACACCCAGCTTTTGATTGCTCTTTCAAGGTAAGCACATTATTGCGAATAAAGTCAACATCTACTGTAGCATGGGCTCCCAGTATGATTTTCACATCAGTATTCAGGTATTTTAGACCAATATTTAGTCCGTTTGGTGTGCTTTTTTTGAGGTTCTCCAGTAGCGCTAAGTTTGGGTAGATGGAGGTAAGTTCAGAGACGACCTCCTTAGTTTTGTCTGTACTCATGCCGTCTACGACCACTACCATTACCTCTCCTTGGTATTTGGAGTTAAAAACGGATTCGATACAAGGTCGAATGGATCTCTCCTCGTTTCTACAAGGTATTACTACGCCTACACTATTGGTCATTCTTTTCTCCTTATTACGGACACCGCAAAGATACTATTCATAAATGCGATAAAAACTATACCAGATTGAATTTGTAACATCGACTCCATCAACATGTTAATCGAGATTAATAGAATGAAAAGTAGATAGAATCTCCAGAGTGGTTTCCAAGCAACATAGAAAAACATAAAGATGAGTGTAATAATCCCAAGGATTCCACTTTTAGCCCAGCTCTCAAGAAATTGATTATGAGAATTAAGAGACTTACTCAGTAGTTTATCATAGTTTCTCTCGAAATAAAGGTTGTCAAGTTCAGCGCTGAGGTCTCCAGTACCAACACCTGTTAAAGGTTGTTCTTTAATAATATCCCAACTCGCTTCCCAAACAAGTAATCTTGCACCCGTTGAAGATTCAACTTTAGTATCTGATGAGAGAGAGTTCCATACTTCATCTACCCTGGATTGTAGAGGAGAAATGGTAAGGTAGGCTCCAAATGCTATTAAACCCAATCCAAAAATGGTGAGGAAAGCATAGTT
This genomic interval carries:
- a CDS encoding glycosyltransferase family 2 protein; its protein translation is MTNSVGVVIPCRNEERSIRPCIESVFNSKYQGEVMVVVVDGMSTDKTKEVVSELTSIYPNLALLENLKKSTPNGLNIGLKYLNTDVKIILGAHATVDVDFIRNNVLTLKEQSKAGCVGGIIENIYENETARRIGLAMSSPFGVGNARFRTGGQDGWVDTVAFGAYRKEVFEQIGYFDESLIRNQDDEFNYRLISNDFKIYFTDRIKSNYHVRASFKNLYKQYFQYGYWKVYVNKKVKAITSARQLFPAIFVASVYAGLILSLFHVYFFLTLLIGLSIYLLAAVTFAIMKTKKINEIFYVVYAFMILHWAYGNGYIQGILSFVILGRDPSKTSQQITR
- a CDS encoding lipopolysaccharide biosynthesis protein; translation: MDKKENKSFIKSILTLMSGTAGAHLITITALPFLQRYFYSAADFANFAWFFEFVMIFVTVGALRLETGVVLEQDERKARILTNIALKLVLLSALVGSLVAVIGSLVFSSFKDVLSELWMYLLIPVAIISLGVIQVLSSWFTRTQDFSFLAGNKIYQTTGTTATQIGLGMSKLLSGGLIIGRNIGTSMVGVLLLRKYVRTQNEKINATKEEVKTIIKKNKDFILYTTPSTFIGTFINFIFIDLFIRFYGEDLTGSLATSKQYLGMGLAFISSAFAQVFYSQIAKINDIGELKTYYTYWMKRLVITSLLILVIVSAVPNSWAPALLGKEWTNLIPVIKIMVIWMSIMFVSSSLSYVYIKLNRQRTLIVFDLVHLLLTVGSILISYHLYHDFWISLYWFTVAKGFYYLFAIFATYYFFRNPIAEKNH